A window of Scyliorhinus torazame isolate Kashiwa2021f unplaced genomic scaffold, sScyTor2.1 scaffold_824, whole genome shotgun sequence genomic DNA:
atgcaccacagaaagcatcctatctagctgcatcgcaGGTAtagcagggtggcacggtagcaaagtggttagcagagtgagcaggaggaagagggagagagcgtgattgggtgtaggagagagggagagagagagagagagaggggggggggtgtaggaatcCAGGGAgagaggccataagacataggagcagcattaggccactcggcccatcgagtctgctccggcattcaatcacagctgatattttctcatccccattctcctgccttctccccataaccccggagacccttattaatcaagaacctatctatctctgtcttaaaggcagtgatttggcctccacagccttctgtggcaaagagttcctgattcaccaccctctggctgaagaaattcctcctcatctgttttaaaggatcgtccatttagtctgagatggtgtcttctggttctagtttttccaacaagtggaaacatcctgtccacgtccactctatccaggcctcgtagtaccttgtaagtttcaataacccctcatccttctaaactcggagtacagacccagaatcctcaaccgttcctcatacgccaAGTTCTTCtacagggatcagagagagagagccagtgtgtaGGAATCACGAGAGcgactgggtgagagagagagagagagagacagagagagacacagaggccggGTGCAGgaatccagggagagagagaggtcggaTGCAATCCAGGCAGAGAAAGAGAAAGGTCGGGAGGAGGAACCCAGGAAGAGAGGGAGCAGTAGGAaaatccagagagagagcgagagagagaacagtgtcggtttccagggagagagagagagcaataggaatccagggagcgagagaggccagGTGTAGGAATccagtgagagggaaagagtgagaagaGGCTTGGTATAGGAATTCAGAGAGAGCGAGGCTGAGTGTAGCAATCCAGGGTGAGAAAGAAAAAGAGCGGGAACAGGAATTCAAGGAAAGACAGAAGCCGGGAGCAGGAACCCAACCTTCCCAGTGGGAGAGACAGCAAAAGAGAGGTCGGTTGTACGAATTCAGGGAGAGACCAGATGTAAGAGCCCAAGATAGTGAGAAAGGCCAGGTGCAGGAATCACGGGAAAGGGAGGAAGGCCAGGAGCAGGAATCCAGGGAGTGCGCGCGGCTGGATGTAGGcgagagagagaaaatgctggaaaatctgagcaggtctggcagcttctgttgaGAGAGAAAAGAGATGacattcgagtccagatgaccctttatcaaagatgtacccgaatgggcgccggaatgtggagactaggaacttttcacagtaacttcattgcagtgttaatgtaagcctacttgtgacattaaatatCATTATTAAATTGctcgcccaagaccataagaaattacagagtcgtgaacacagcccagtccatcacatgaacccacttcccatccattgactctgcctacatctcccactgccttgggaaagcgggcagtataatcaaagacccctgagGCGGCAtggcgggacagtggttagcactgctgcctccacagctccaggacctaggttcaattccagcctcgcgtttgcactttctccacgtgtttgcatgggtttactccggatgctccggtttactcccacagtccaaagatgtgcagggtatacaAGTTACTGTGGAATTACcacattggccatgctaagttgctcctGAGTATCCAAAACattaggataggtggggttactgggatagagtggaggtgtgggctttggtagggtgctctttccaagggccggttcagactcgatgggccaaatgtaaattctatggttcccacctgggttattctctcttccaacttctgccattgggcagaagatacaaaagtctgagaacacacactaagttTCAAAAACAGCgtctccccactgttaccagactcctgaatgacccccttGTGGACTGAACTAatttctccacacatcttctctgctgtgtAGCACTACATCcgcatgcttcacccaatgtctatgtatttacattgtgcaaatATCGTATGTTTTTTCATGCAaactggaacaatctgcctggattgtacgcaaaacaatacttttcactgtacctcggtacacataacaataaatttaaatctaatTTCAATCTAAatcctttaagcttgtctttttatcATTACTTGTCTCGctcacaatatttttcactgtgaccCTTTTTGAATCTCTGCCCATCACTTTTCTTCTTCCCCTTTCTGCCTTTTACGAGaccatagacataggagcagaattaggccactcggcccatcgagtccactccgccattcaaccatagctgatatttttcatatccccattttcctgcattctccccataacccctgaatcaAGAAGCTCCCCGATccccttaatcaagaacctatctatctgtcttgaagatactcagtgatttgtcctccacagctttctgcggaaaagagttccacagattcacccctctctggctgaagaaattcttcctcatctcggtGTTAAAGGAAGtcggagattgtgtcctctgcttctagcttttcctaaaagtggaagcatcctctccacgtccactctatccaggcctcacagcatcctgtaagtttcaataagatcctcctcatccttctaaactcccgagtaccgacccagaatcctcaactatTCCTCAAACAACAAGCTCTtcagtccagggatcattcttgtgaacctcttctggaccctttccaagacagtacatccttccttcgatacagggcccaaaactgctcacagtaatccaaatggagtctgaccagagcctcatacagcctcagaagtacatccctgctcttacaCTCCCGtcctctcgatatgaatgctaacattgctttgccttcctaactgccgactgaacccgcatgttaaccttaagagaatcgtgaacaaagactctcaggtccctttgtgcttctgatttcctcagcatttccccattttaaaaattgtctgtgcctccattcctccttccaaagtgcacaacctcacacgtttccaccttgtattctatctgccacttctttgcccactctcctagtctgtccaagtcctttatttcctcctcctctgattTATTGCacaggttcccatcctcctgccattttagtttaaaccttccccaacctttcttgcaaatactccccctaggtcataagtcctggtcctgcccaggtgtaacccgtatgtttgtacaggtcccaccttccgcaGAACCGGTTCCAATTCCCCAGGAATGTGAAAACCCTCGCCCTCACAGAATTTCTTCAGCCTGCTATACATTGGATATAtcttgctatttctactctgactagcatgtggcactggtagtaattcagagatcactacctttgaggtctgacTTCTCAACTTTCATCCTAACTCTCTACatactgcttttaggacctcatcccttatttttttaaacctctgtcgttggtaccaatgtgtaccacgactactggatgttcactctccccctccaaaatgtcTGCAACCACTCAGAGACATCCttaaccctagcaccagggagaaaACATACCATCCCagagtctcatttgcggccacagaaacgctgatctattccccttacaattgaatcccctataactattgcttttcctcactttttactcctccatctgcagcagaaccaactgtggtgcaatgaatttggctgttgctgctttcttcTGAGAGGTCATtcctctcaacagtatccaaaacggtatatctgttttgcaggggaatggccacaggagactcctgcactgcctgcccagcTCTCTTGCTCTACCTGGTGCTCATCCATTCCTTTcctgcctgcggtgtgaccacctctccatACGTGATTTCCACAACAGTCTCtgcctcacggatgctccacagtgtccccaccgCCGCTCCAGCTCAGAAatctgggcttccaggagctgcagctggagatacctcatgcacacatgctggtcccagGTATACTGGAAATGTTCTCAGCTTCCCACATGGGGCAAATCAAGGCTTTGCGCTCTCCTGCCATGaattacccctttaaattaaacctttggaagatgcttgatattagattaaatccaattATCTTTCCTTCTtactaccaattatagcccttacaGTTTATAATCCAAAAAACATTTTCAACTGTAAGTGATAAAAGTTGAAAAGACTTACCGACCTtgcccactacttaccaatcagctctctcccttatagcctcagctgcagcaggaCAAGAACAATCTGAACATTTAGAAGTTACAAAGGAGAAAAAGCAACGATCACCGcttccactctgcaccgaatttccACTGTTTCAAATTCTTCAAGTTTAAAActcactgtgcctcactctggtTGTGGCCTCTCCCACTGCTCATGCTCAAAGCTCAATGCATAACCTACAcctttcactgtaacactgatatataccaTGCCACTAACTGTAACACTGACACATCCACACccgactgtaacattgatatatcccacacttctCAATGTAACACTCAAATACCTCACACCGCTCAATAACATTCTGATCTACCCCAGAGCCCTCAATATAACTGACATatttcacacacctcactgtaacattaaataccccatacccttcactgtaatgctgatctaccccacacccttcactgcaaCACTACGATATATCCcacactaacactctgatataccccatattcctcacagcatcactgatacggcggcacggtagcagtggttagcactgttgcttcacagaaccagggttccaggttcgattcccggcttgggtcacagtctgtgcggagtctgcacgttctcccggtgtctgcgtgggtttcctccgggtgctccggtttcctcctacaagtcctgaaagacgcgctgttaggtaatttagacattctgaattctccctcgtgtacccgaacaggtgccagaatggggctacaaggggctttacacagtaacttcattgcagtgttaatgtaaacctacttgtgacaataaagattgtatgATGTATCTCAGATCCATCACTGAAACACAAAGCCTATAATAGAGACTTCAAGTCTGTGTGCCATGAGTTTTCCCCTTCCTGTGGTGGGGCTGTGATGACCCTCAGCCTGGGAAGCTGCCAATTAACATCAGTACTCTGCTCCCCAAATTATCCAGCTTTGTAATTGGATTGTAACCTCAGACGGGACTATGGgaatggacctaggtaggatgctctttcagagggtcagtggtactcgatggactgaatggcctccttctgcattgtaatgaTTCTGTGGATGGTAAGAATGTAGCATGTTTAATTAGATACAGGATATGACTCACAAGAAATCAGAGTACTGTAGATGTTTGCAAAATGAAACAACTGTGCTGCAAATATTCAGGTCTGCAGCATTCGTGAAAGGAAAACAACTTTCACCTTTGAGACCAATGATCTCCGTACTCAGGTCAGCAATCTGAAACATTGCCATCATTTGTCTCCCCAGAAAGGCTGACTGATAGAAAacccccatatccattgatccaCACACATTTCACCTGAAGACTGTACTCAGCCATAACTCCCCATGCTCAgggagagaaaaaacacaaagtggGGTGACAGCTCCTGTATTATTAGAAATAATCCCAGACAATTTGAAATTCCCTCAGCACATCTCAATCTCCACACGCCCCACTCCTCACAGTCTACCTCACTCACTAAGGCATCGACTATCTAGTTtgggttacacggtagcacagtggttagcaccgttccttcacagctgcagggtccaaggttcgattcaagggtcactgtctgtgtggagtctgcatgttctcccagtatctgcgtgggtttcctctgtccgaaagacgtgctgttaggtaatttggatattctgaattctccctccgtctgcccgaacaggcgccggaatgtgacgaccaagggattttcacagtaacttcattgcagtgttaatgtaagcctatttgtgatgataaagattattatgtgcgAGGGCGTGAGGGGTGGCATTCAATACATTTGTTACCTTCTCCATGGATCTTACTCAATGATCAATGCTTCACCTGTGGGTTTAGGTTACTAAACCTCAGCTGAAAAGTGGGAAGACTGCAGCCGAGCCCAATCCTCTGCAGATCGCAgaacacattaatactgtggctaccagggcagatcaaaggctaggactcCTGCGGTGATaaactcacctcctgcccccccaaagcctgtccaccatctacaaggcacaaatcagaagcAGCGAAACAACCAGGGCCATTCCTGGTCTATGATGAGGAGAAATATCACTGGGCAGTCACACAAAACCAATCCAAACAATCAAGATTTATTTCCTCAAACAAGAATTGGAAACATCCCACACACGGAATGAAAACGGAATTGATTAAAGCAAACAGTGTGGAGggcgctttactctatatctaacctgtgctgtacatgtcctgggcgtgcttgatggggagagtgtagagggagctttactctatttaaccctgtactgtacatgtcctgggagtgtaatTTAGGGAGGGCtttattctctatctccctctaacCCTATGCTGAACCTGTCCTCTGCTCtaacccatgctgtatctgtcctgggagtgtttgatcggaacAGTGTAGAGGGGCTCTGGTGTAACGTTGTCAATAGCAGGAACTTGTGATTCCACACAACTAGAATTGATCGAATAGAATTACAAATCAGAACCCAAGAGCAGGCAGGATGCGCTTTCATCACGGCAATGAAGTATGCACTGAAACCCACCATCCAGAGAGAAAAGAATTGCATACAAACCTGTGACACCAACGTAGCAAAGAATGCTACCCAAGTCCTTCGTTCAAAAACCCATGTCCTTAAATGCCAAACTTGATTTTGATAGAATGCTCATGAAATTAAGAACATTAAGATTTTCATATAATCTAAAACTTAAGTCCATGGGAGAGACATCCACCATGATGGCTGGAAGGGGAACTTATTCAACCAACCCCAGGAGTCGGGATGAAGGGGGGTATTCCCTGTGTGATGCTGACCTCTGACTATTCTGGAGTTGGAAGCAGGAAAATCCTCTTGTCACATGCCCTTGCTCCATAACTTGACCCTTTTGTCGCAGTAGAGTCTGGTATTCTTCTTTGGTGCTCAAAAGGCTGCTCTGGAGAGTTGCTACGTCAGCTGCGATCTCCATAACTAGGGAAAAATAAGAAACCTAAAGTGACGACAGACACATCATGGATAGCCACAGCAGTAAAACACATGTGCGTCATACAGAGACATAATaagcattgttatgggccagggtttaaaaaaaactccaaagtatattatggagttcacctgaccaataactttttgttgaatttggctcggatgagcagCAGAGCccgtctttcaggtgttattcaacataaTTCTTACGcgcttttaattttaaaaaaaacaagctttattctaaaaccttagttaacatttgtacaaacacacatagcaagaatttttatcaattacgaaCATAataaccccacacagctacagtaatctatgtataatccttaatgaattcccccttgactgttccaattcaataacaaaattccaagtaaaaccagaaaccccttttcaaagacgCAGCACACTGCATTCCCACTGGCATAAGACTGTTTTTATTGATactgttgttattgatactcttgttcccttttcaacagcagatttgaataccttccagaaagcaattatctcttttaagctaCCAAGTAgcgtgaaacagcttttaaaatgaagatagagaaaaacgcttatttcaacctgtgcagttcaacctgtccaaactcaaaacgaaagtaaaaactcagagcctcagcccaactccacccacgcaatgacatcactgaagccatgtgataagacaaaaacctttcttaaaggaacactcccatgacagcaTGAAAAAGGAGCATTCTAGACAGAATGATGGAAAATAAATCTCTTACAATATAAAGCCCAGTCTCCTGGTAATATATGAGACACAAGAACAACAAATGTCAAAAGCAAGGGGGAAACAAACATTTAAGAAGCAGGCACAGTGCTGAGAGCAAAATCCTGAAACATTTTACAACTTGGATTTTCagtctcctctcagtctctctccgctcgtctcctctcacacagcctctcCCACTTGTCTCCTCTCAGTCTCATTCTGCACATTCGCCTCGCTCCCAGTCTCTCTCCGCCCTAtcaactctcacacagtctctttcCACCccatctcctcggtctctatccgctCCACCTCTTCTTCCTCACAGTCACTCTGCTTcattgcctctctgtctctctctctgatccatctCCTCTCTCATACAATGTCTCAATTTACAccatttcctctctcacacacagctgcaCTCCACTCCTTCTCTCTCAACACGCACACTTTCTGCTCAGTCCCCTCTCCCACACCGTGTCTCACCGCTCCATCTCCTCTCACAAGCAGTCTTTCTCCGCCCcatctccactcacacacacagtctctctccgctccgtctcacacacactcttgccgCTCCGTCTCCTCTCTCTGACAATATCTCAATTTACGCcgttttctctctcacacagtctctctccactccgtctcctcactctgacacactcttgCCGCATCGTCTCCTCTCTCGCCGCatcgtctcctctctctgtctcgatTCGCTCCATCTCcactcacgcactcgctctctgctctatctcctctctctcacacagccttTCTTCGCTCCATCTCctttctcacacacaatctctctccgctCATCTACCCTTTCTCTCTCAGCCCAGTCTCCTCTCTCACACAGCCCCTCTCTCCGCTCCGTCTCCGCGCTCTCAGACATAGTCTCTCTCCGCTGGCCTCCTCTCTCACGGGCACGCACACACGGACAGGGGCACGGACACATACATCCCCCTCCCCTTCACATACGCATGCCCTCGACCGTCTCCCCCTCAAACACGCATGCCCTCAACCCTCTTCCCCCTCACACATGATGTTCTCgaccttctctccctctcacacacgtaTGCCGAGATTCTCCCCCTCTCATACACATGCCCTCGAGAATTTCCCCCTCTCACATACATGCCCTAGAGACTCTCCCCCTCTATCACACACGTTCTCCCTCAACACACCTTCTCCAACTCATGGCTCGTCCTCTACTCTCTCCCGAACACATGTTTGTCCTGCcttcatactctcacacacacactgttgccCTTGACCCTCTCTCACatgctcacccccactccctctccctctcgccctcacaCAGAGGCGCTtgctcccgactctctctctcaccctcacgttCTTGCcccgactctctccctctctctctctcattctaacGCCCACGCAATCGCGCCCATTTCTCTCTCTTtggccctcacacccacacacttgccccacattctctcactctcgccTTCATACCCACGCGTTCGACATCCCCGACACAcgttgtctctcgctctctctctccctcacacccacacactcacccccaactcTATCTCTCACCATCTCGCCCTCactcccaactctctctccctgaccctcacATCCATGCACTCACCCCGACACTCACTCCTTCTCACCCACACGCTCGTCCTCAACTCTCGCTCACTAAACGCACTCACCCCAACTCGCTATCTGGCCCTCACACCCATGCACTTGCACTCGCCTCTATCCATCTCCCTCTAGCCCTCACACCAATGCACtcaccccaactctctctctctgtaccttcttTGAATGAAGCCTGAGCAATCTTCAAACTCTGGGGCACCAGAATTCCAAACCACCTGATGGGGTCCTGACCGAGCCGACGTCCATCCCTCTGCTCCACAGGCTTGTCCTCCTCAGTGCTTTCATTCAAAGCCTGCGACCTGCCGGCCATGGCACTTTCAGGGGCCAGCTTCTGGTCCTCGTCTCTTCTCAATCTGGCTTTACGCCTCCTCACTACAGAGAACAAGCGGCCACAATTCAAATTCACAGAGCAAAACCACATTACACCCTTTCCTCCACATTCTGTGAATGTTTGGTCGAGGGGGAGATAAACCCCTGGTCTCCTTTACTGCTGCCTCCACCTGAAGATGTTAAATTTAATGCGTTTCCATTCTTCGGGTGCAGGTGGTCCCCGAGTTTCAACTGGATAATAAACCACTCAAGGCATTATATCCTGTCCTCACACCTCCCCATCCTCGGTCACATACGATCCAGGACTCATTGGATAGTCATCAAGGATAACACCTCCCCgtccactgtcactaacacaggagAGAAGACATCAAGATCCGGTGCATCACGCTGCCTCCCATAGTGTTGAAAGAGGAATGGATTTCTTAAAATAACATACAGCATGTTTACTGATGGATTGGTGTCTCACTCAGCAAAATACTCACCCTGCTCTTGGGCTCCAATCTCCATTACCTCCTTCTGTTCCTCCTGAACAGCTCCTGTCCCTCTCATTTCACCAGAATCCACTCTCTCTACCTGGAAGTAACAGCGACCATCTTCCTTCAGACTGTAACAAACAAATCAGACACATTACAACCGCACATAGTACCACATACTTAAAATATCTAATGGTGGCCCCATCAAGCCAATTCACTGCACAGCCAACAAGGCTTATaacctgcaatcttggacttgatccctccttgtgcagctggatccttgacttcctcaccaacagactgcaatctttcAGGATAGGCAACaattccacaatagtcctcaacaccggggccccgcaaggatgtgtgctcagtcctctactgtacttcctatacacatacgactgtggggcaagatttaattccaacttaatctataagtttgcggatgatacgactgtggtgggtcatatctcaaacgaCGACGAATCAGACTGCAAAAGGGAGataaatcatttggttgcatggtgtaccgaaaacaacctctctctaaatgttggaaagaccaaggaactgatcatcgcttCAGGAGGCGTagcgcaacccccctccccccccgacccacCTGCATtattggctccgaagtggagatgttcgatagctttaaattcctggggatcaccatcaaCTGTTGGCATCACCAACAGTTTGTCCTGATCCCCctcttgatgcaacagtcaaggaaTCCCAAAACGACTCTACATCCTTCGGAAGCTAaataaattcggcatgtctgcatcgactctcacaaacttctacagatatgccattgagagcatcctatccggctgcatcacaacttgatatggcaactgctcggcccaagatcgcaagaaactgcagagtgtggtgaacccgcactcagcccaaagcatcacacaagcttgccaccggcacattgattcggtctacacctcctgctgcctcaggaaggcagacagcattataagAGACCCCTCGCatgcaggctttgccttcttccaggcccttccatcaggcagaagatacggaagtctgaagacccgcagcatccagacacaggaacagcttcttccccacagctactcgattgctcaacgactctccctcgtaccgatctgttccctgtaagaacactattcacgacgtcctatgctgctcttactcatgtatttgctttgtttggccccttgttccacactgtagccaatcactgtttgtcgatgtgccatttgtcaatgtactctgtcgattattcttttttgtctcctATTTACGTACTGTacatgttccctcggccgcagaaaaatacttttctaatCACAGCCTGCATTCCCGCGCCGTCCGTCAACAATCAAACTTGTTGCGgacggaggcaaagactccacaagaggccaggctgacagggtacaactcacttCATTCCACACTGgtcacaataatcactcctctccactccccGCAGGGTGTCCTTCCCCGAACTGTTTCCAGGTCGGTTtttatattctgtggggagctcctccaattAGGAGGCTCCGCGCCCAGTCACCCGAGTAGCTCATACTGTGAGGTGTAGGAGGGAAAGCGGGCAAGCTCTGTCCCTGTAGAGTGTCATAACAAAACTGGTGTGCATCCCAGCCCCAGCCCTTTGCTTTAACCCACAACATTCACACTTTTGAGGGGCATGAAGAATCCCGCATAAATTTGTAGAggcaaaagaaataactttatttacaattacatacatAGAGCAGCAGTAGTAGCACTTCCCTATTGCTTCACTCCTCAAACTAGTACCACACtggtcagctctatttatgcaggcgaAACTGCTGAtgatttcttccccccccctcattaGGGGAGCTTAGACTCGCGATACCCAATTGCCCCCAGCCAATAGTATTCAGGCAGGTCATAACACACACCATCCAGTCACAGTGAATTAACCTGCAACATCCCCTGAACTAATCATAGCATTGTCTCTTTGAAATTAAAACTTAATAAATGACAAATTTCCTCAAGAAGCCGTGTCTGACTCGAGTTCATTTTTCAATGAAGCAACAGAGGGGATTAATGAGAGTGTTGAGTTTGTTGTtgtatggacttccaaaaggcatttgataaagtaccacataaGAGACCTGTACGTAAAATTGAAGCCCATTAAAGGGAAAGTGGCAGTTTGGATGCCATATTGACAGAGAGACTGAATGCAGAGAGGACCAAAGAACAGTGACTTTTCAGACAGGCTCAAAGTGTATAATGTCTCAGCTTCCATATTTATTAATcatcaatttcaaagtttgcagatctcACAAAAAAACAGATACACATGAAACAGGAAGGTCAGCAGCAGCCTACAGGAGGACCAAGACTGGTGAAATGGACAGAGATAACCGGTGGCCAGTGACGGTCCAAGCACGGCCAGCGAGGTTTAACAGACAGGATGTGAAGTGATGCAATTTAATAGGAAGAATGAAGAAAGGccaattgtagccatctgggatggcc
This region includes:
- the LOC140406734 gene encoding coiled-coil domain-containing protein 115-like isoform X1; this encodes MRGTGAVQEEQKEVMEIGAQEQVRRRKARLRRDEDQKLAPESAMAGRSQALNESTEEDKPVEQRDGRRLGQDPIRWFGILVPQSLKIAQASFKEGTERESWVMEIAADVATLQSSLLSTKEEYQTLLRQKGQVMEQGHVTRGFSCFQLQNSQRSASHREYPPSSRLLGLVE
- the LOC140406734 gene encoding coiled-coil domain-containing protein 115-like isoform X2 — translated: MRGTGAVQEEQKEVMEIGAQEQVRRRKARLRRDEDQKLAPESAMAGRSQALNESTEEDKPVEQRDGRRLGQDPIRWFGILVPQSLKIAQASFKEVMEIAADVATLQSSLLSTKEEYQTLLRQKGQVMEQGHVTRGFSCFQLQNSQRSASHREYPPSSRLLGLVE